From the genome of Acidobacteriota bacterium, one region includes:
- a CDS encoding Ni/Fe hydrogenase subunit alpha, producing MEKRITIDPITRLEGHGKIEIFLDDQGNVKNAYLQVPELRGFEQFSIGRPAEEMPQITPRICGVUPTAHHMAATKALDDLFHVEPTPAARKIREIFYNIFMLEDHTLHFFFLGGPDFVVGPTAPKAERNILGVLGKVGLEIGGKVIRVRRECRDWMNYIGGKVIHPVLGLPGGVAKRIGEDERQKMIETAKYSVEFAQFAMSIFNDVVLKNKEYVDVVLGDIYKMKTYYMGLVDQNNKVNFYEGEIRVVSPEGIEVARFKPRNYLEYISEHVEPWTYMKFPFLKKVGWKGFMEGTDSGIYRVAPLARLNASDGMATPIADQEYKRMFEVLGGKPAHHTLAFHWARLIETIYAAERFLELANDPEICSKEIRNIPTATPDEGIGMVEAPRGLLIHHYKSDPRGILTEANLIVATQQNLSAITMSVNKAAKALIKNGKVDDGLLNMVEMAFRPYDPCHGCGTHTLPGEIPLVVNIYDENGNLIRRITRE from the coding sequence ATGGAAAAGAGAATCACCATAGACCCGATTACGAGACTGGAAGGGCATGGGAAGATTGAGATCTTTCTCGATGATCAGGGAAACGTGAAGAATGCCTACCTCCAGGTCCCGGAATTGAGGGGGTTTGAACAGTTCTCAATCGGCAGACCCGCCGAGGAGATGCCACAGATCACTCCCCGCATATGTGGTGTCTGACCAACCGCCCACCATATGGCCGCGACGAAGGCGCTCGATGACCTCTTTCATGTCGAACCGACGCCAGCGGCCAGGAAGATCCGGGAGATCTTCTACAACATATTCATGTTAGAGGACCACACGCTCCATTTCTTCTTCCTTGGTGGTCCGGACTTCGTCGTTGGACCAACAGCGCCAAAAGCGGAGAGAAACATCCTAGGTGTTCTCGGGAAAGTGGGGCTGGAGATAGGTGGAAAGGTCATCAGAGTTAGGCGGGAATGCCGCGATTGGATGAATTACATCGGTGGGAAGGTCATCCATCCTGTCCTGGGCCTCCCCGGGGGTGTTGCCAAGCGAATCGGGGAAGACGAAAGACAGAAGATGATCGAGACGGCAAAATATAGTGTTGAATTCGCCCAGTTTGCCATGAGTATCTTCAACGATGTCGTTCTCAAGAATAAAGAGTATGTGGATGTTGTCCTGGGCGATATATACAAGATGAAAACTTACTACATGGGTTTGGTGGATCAGAACAACAAAGTCAACTTCTATGAGGGAGAGATCAGGGTCGTTTCCCCCGAAGGGATAGAGGTGGCGAGGTTCAAGCCCAGAAACTATCTGGAATATATCAGCGAGCATGTGGAACCCTGGACCTATATGAAATTCCCCTTTCTCAAGAAAGTTGGCTGGAAGGGGTTCATGGAAGGTACGGACAGCGGCATTTACAGAGTCGCTCCCCTGGCCAGGCTCAACGCCTCCGATGGAATGGCAACTCCCATTGCCGATCAAGAGTATAAGAGGATGTTTGAAGTGCTTGGCGGGAAGCCAGCGCACCATACTCTGGCCTTTCACTGGGCGAGATTGATCGAGACAATTTATGCAGCGGAGAGATTCTTGGAGCTGGCAAACGACCCAGAGATTTGCAGCAAGGAAATCCGAAACATTCCAACAGCCACACCGGATGAGGGAATCGGTATGGTGGAAGCTCCACGAGGGCTTCTCATCCATCACTACAAATCAGACCCGAGAGGAATCCTGACGGAAGCCAATCTCATCGTCGCCACGCAGCAGAATCTCTCGGCCATCACCATGTCCGTGAACAAGGCAGCCAAGGCGCTCATCAAGAATGGAAAAGTGGACGATGGTCTTCTCAACATGGTGGAGATGGCATTCCGGCCCTACGATCCCTGCCATGGCTGTGGAACGCACACCCTTCCCGGTGAGATCCCCCTTGTCGTCAACATCTACGATGAGAATGGGAATCTGATAAGGAGGATCACAAGAGAATAG
- a CDS encoding hydrogenase maturation protease, whose product MTLSRKKLLLGLGNTILKDDGVGIYAVRKINERHPCNGWDIEESALSGGKLFDIIIDYHKILVVDSIFQEDRKPGEIMRFDLEDLETPFGSSPHYMGLPHMLHIAKQLDWKMPQQIRVVAINVKDPYTFHEGLSPEIEEAFPRFIREIEYEMMSID is encoded by the coding sequence ATGACTCTAAGTAGAAAAAAACTGCTTCTTGGGCTGGGGAATACCATCCTGAAGGATGATGGCGTAGGAATCTATGCTGTCAGGAAGATCAATGAAAGGCATCCTTGTAATGGGTGGGACATTGAAGAGAGTGCGCTCTCGGGAGGCAAGCTCTTCGACATCATCATCGATTACCATAAAATTCTCGTAGTCGATTCCATCTTTCAGGAAGACAGGAAACCAGGAGAAATCATGAGATTCGATCTGGAAGACCTTGAGACGCCTTTTGGTTCATCTCCCCATTACATGGGCCTTCCTCATATGCTGCATATAGCCAAACAATTGGATTGGAAGATGCCGCAGCAGATCAGAGTAGTAGCCATCAACGTAAAAGACCCTTACACTTTTCACGAGGGTTTGAGCCCGGAGATTGAGGAAGCCTTTCCCCGTTTCATCAGAGAGATCGAATATGAAATGATGAGCATTGATTGA
- a CDS encoding oxidoreductase, which produces MAKPKVAFYWCASCGGCEEAVVDLAEDILKVVEAVDIVFWPVALDFKKKDLEELPDGSIAVAFINGAIRTSEHEEMAKLLRRKAGLVVAFGSCAHLGGIPGLTNFYPREETLKRVYLLSPSTNNGEGIFPKTEFDLPEGKVTLPEFWDRAYALDQIIDVDYYLPGCSVPKDLIVNAVMAILEGKLPPKGAVLSPNKALCDSCKRNETKPEKLKIDKIRRVWEFEYDPEKCFLEQGIICMGPATRGGCGERCIEGNFPCRGCFGPTDQVRDQGAKMLSALASLIDTNDENQIKAIMDSIVDPAGTFYRFGLPKAILDRRIH; this is translated from the coding sequence ATGGCAAAACCAAAAGTGGCCTTTTACTGGTGCGCCTCATGCGGAGGTTGTGAAGAAGCTGTCGTTGACCTTGCAGAAGATATTCTCAAGGTGGTCGAGGCTGTTGATATCGTTTTCTGGCCCGTTGCCCTTGATTTCAAGAAGAAAGATCTGGAAGAATTGCCGGATGGCTCTATCGCCGTTGCCTTCATCAATGGTGCCATCAGGACATCGGAGCATGAGGAGATGGCCAAACTGCTCAGGAGGAAGGCAGGTCTCGTCGTTGCCTTTGGAAGCTGCGCTCATCTTGGTGGTATTCCCGGCCTGACCAATTTCTATCCTCGTGAAGAGACGCTGAAAAGGGTCTATCTCCTTTCCCCATCAACCAACAACGGGGAGGGAATCTTCCCGAAGACAGAGTTTGATCTCCCTGAAGGGAAGGTTACGCTTCCTGAGTTCTGGGACAGGGCCTATGCTCTCGATCAGATCATTGATGTGGATTACTACCTTCCCGGATGTTCCGTCCCTAAGGACCTCATTGTGAATGCTGTCATGGCCATTCTTGAAGGAAAACTTCCTCCAAAAGGAGCCGTTCTTTCACCCAATAAGGCGCTGTGTGATTCGTGCAAGAGGAACGAGACGAAACCGGAGAAACTCAAGATTGATAAGATCAGGCGTGTCTGGGAGTTTGAATACGATCCGGAAAAATGTTTCCTCGAGCAGGGGATCATCTGCATGGGTCCTGCCACACGCGGTGGGTGTGGGGAGCGTTGCATCGAGGGGAATTTCCCCTGTCGAGGATGTTTCGGTCCAACAGACCAGGTGAGGGATCAGGGAGCCAAGATGCTCTCGGCTCTCGCTTCCCTCATCGATACAAATGATGAGAACCAGATCAAGGCCATCATGGATTCGATCGTTGATCCTGCCGGAACGTTTTACAGATTCGGTCTCCCGAAGGCCATTCTGGACAGGAGGATTCATTGA
- a CDS encoding trypsin-like peptidase domain-containing protein, giving the protein MNKNEKKLFFAFLMAAFLLPFLVPQGTYAQQRLRVGEIERYEFSTPHPYPAGGSADSPVIDLSINYPGATYIKVHFEKINLAAGDHVLITEPTGREKYIIEGRGYKDRETDVWALSVLGDTAIVQLYAQSGGGYGFDIDYLARGFEPVIDEVVEPESVCGANQQKDVKCYENSNPIEYSKAKSAVVVLYNGVENCTGWKISCQNQILTNEHCVTSQYDVDRTEVRFNWIRNQCGGTSSAYSLAAYGNQFQQDDYTLDYCLFTISGDTSNWGWLAIDERLPSVGERIYIPQHAGGEPKQFGIEDDMNSSGYCEVDAAPYNGRGVDTDVAYYCDTRGGSSGSPVLSWQTHKAIAIHHFGGCLNSGVRMDLIWPQISSLVASCTPTCGNSVVEGGETCDDGNTVSGDGCSSTCDAENSGPCPDRDNDGYANCEVIGCDSTGKQCGDCNDNDPNINPGENEKGPRGHDGIDNDCDGVVDGGGTGSGANENCRNGIDDDLDGYVDCADPDCASKKFCQ; this is encoded by the coding sequence ATGAACAAAAATGAAAAAAAACTATTTTTCGCTTTCTTGATGGCCGCATTTCTATTGCCTTTCCTTGTCCCGCAAGGGACCTATGCTCAACAGAGGCTGCGCGTGGGGGAAATTGAACGATACGAGTTCAGCACGCCTCATCCCTATCCTGCCGGGGGTTCCGCCGATTCTCCTGTCATTGATCTGAGCATAAATTATCCGGGGGCGACCTATATCAAAGTCCACTTTGAGAAGATCAATCTGGCAGCCGGAGACCATGTTCTCATCACGGAGCCAACCGGAAGGGAGAAGTATATTATTGAAGGAAGGGGATACAAGGACCGTGAAACGGATGTCTGGGCTCTCTCCGTGCTGGGAGATACGGCGATTGTCCAGCTCTACGCACAGAGCGGCGGAGGGTACGGCTTCGACATCGATTACTTGGCAAGGGGCTTTGAACCGGTCATCGATGAGGTGGTGGAGCCTGAAAGCGTCTGTGGAGCAAACCAGCAGAAAGACGTGAAGTGCTATGAGAACTCCAATCCGATCGAATATTCTAAAGCAAAATCGGCAGTAGTGGTCCTTTACAACGGCGTGGAGAATTGCACGGGCTGGAAGATCTCCTGTCAGAATCAGATTCTCACCAATGAGCACTGCGTCACGAGTCAATACGATGTGGATCGAACGGAGGTCCGCTTTAACTGGATTCGCAATCAGTGCGGCGGGACATCCAGCGCTTATAGCCTGGCTGCTTACGGGAACCAATTCCAGCAGGATGATTACACCCTCGATTACTGTCTCTTCACCATTTCAGGGGACACGAGTAACTGGGGGTGGCTGGCCATTGATGAGCGCCTTCCGTCCGTTGGGGAGCGAATTTACATCCCGCAGCATGCCGGGGGTGAGCCCAAACAGTTCGGGATTGAGGATGACATGAACTCCAGCGGCTACTGTGAAGTGGATGCTGCTCCTTATAACGGCAGGGGGGTAGATACAGATGTAGCTTACTACTGCGATACGCGGGGAGGCTCCAGCGGAAGCCCCGTTCTCTCGTGGCAGACTCATAAAGCAATTGCCATCCACCACTTTGGCGGGTGCCTGAACAGCGGCGTCCGGATGGACCTAATCTGGCCTCAGATTTCAAGCCTTGTGGCTTCCTGCACGCCAACCTGCGGAAACTCTGTTGTGGAAGGCGGGGAGACCTGTGATGATGGGAATACGGTCAGTGGAGATGGATGTTCGTCTACCTGTGATGCGGAGAACAGTGGTCCCTGTCCAGACAGGGATAACGATGGATATGCCAACTGTGAGGTCATCGGATGTGACAGCACCGGCAAACAATGTGGCGACTGTAATGACAATGATCCCAACATCAATCCGGGCGAGAATGAGAAGGGACCCAGAGGCCATGACGGAATAGATAATGATTGCGACGGCGTCGTTGATGGTGGTGGGACAGGGAGTGGTGCGAACGAGAATTGCAGGAACGGTATTGATGATGACCTGGATGGTTACGTGGATTGTGCTGATCCAGATTGCGCCAGCAAAAAATTCTGCCAATAA